A part of Dasypus novemcinctus isolate mDasNov1 chromosome 7, mDasNov1.1.hap2, whole genome shotgun sequence genomic DNA contains:
- the RBM43 gene encoding RNA-binding protein 43, producing the protein MASISNVKESKAYKRTVVVAGIPVGRFSNQLMATLVKSHFQDIENNGGEVEDVIYPTRTEGVAYVTFKEKKVAENVIRKKKHYLEKKAVLAELTVSHFSEKVFSSVHAILDLSVFQSQDTVVNLVMDLKKKLPTLCFSTLEPNGRLSVQGSFLTVKRLKECLLLKVSSLLGKNRNFISEGKTWNRSSPERSLQRSNNSLEPLRTLVPETAGSRETLVLDTDVFLYLKHKCRFYECTLKKFDVLSQEKVDGEITTICLKNAQGSSQPNHVKQVKQLIEECSHSLHFKLRKETFILEGKGNREKRNVKLACEELSSRYLKVLINFYRTHIDIIGSSSDTYLFKKEVMKLIGQEVS; encoded by the exons GCATCTATTTCGAATGTCAAGGAATCTAAAGCTTACAAAAGAACTGTTGTAGTGGCTGGTATTCCGGTTGGCCGTTTCAGTAATCAGCTAATGGCCACGTTAGTTAAGAGTCACTTCCAAGATATAGAGAATAATGGTGGAGAGGTTGAAGATGTGATATATCCAACAAGAACCGAAGGAGTTGCCTATGTaacattcaaggaaaaaaaag TTGCAGAGAATGTcatcagaaaaaagaaacactatCTAGAAAAGAAGGCTGTCTTGGCTGAACTCACAGTCTCTCATTTTAGTGAAAAG GTGTTTAGCTCTGTACATGCTATCCTTGATCTTTCTGTGTTTCAAAGTCAAGATACTGTAGTAAATCTGGTGATGGACTTGAAAAAGAAACTCCCAACTTTATGCTTCAGTACTTTGGAACCCAATGGAAGACTCTCTGTTCAAGGATCATTTTTAACAGTCAAGAGGCTCAAAGAATGTTTGTTATTAAAAGTGAGTTCTCTTTTAGGAAAAAACAGGAATTTTATCAGTGAGGGAAAAACGTGGAATAGATCAAGCCCCGAAAGGAGTCTACAAAGAAGTAATAATTCTCTGGAGCCACTGAGGACATTAGTACCTGAGACAGCTGGAAGCAGAGAAACACTTGTTCTTGACACAGATGTGTTCCTTTACTTGAAACATAAGTGCAGATTTTATGAATGCACGTTGAAAAAATTTGATGTTCTAAGTCAAGAGAAAGTGGATGGTGAAATCACCACAATTTGTCTGAAAAATGCCCAAGGTAGTTCTCAGCCAAACCATGTAAAACAGGTAAAACAGCTCATTGAAGAATGTTCACATTCTCTTCATTTTAAGCTtagaaaagaaacatttattctggaaggaaagggaaatagagagaaaagaaatgttaAGTTGGCGTGCGAGGAGCTAAGTTCGAGGTACCTTAAGGTACTGATTAATTTTTATAGGACACACATTGACATTATAGGATCTTCTTCTGACACTTACCTATTTAAAAAAGAGGTCATGAAATTAATTGGGCAAGAGGTTAGTTAA